The sequence GACCGGGCACGGCAATGTGGCCCACCATGACCATCTTGACGCCCGCGGCGGTGGCAGCCTTGAACGGGGCGAGTTCGGTCTTGATCAGGGCATCCCTGCTCCCTGGAATCAGCGCCAGGCTGGTGTGGCTGTCGGTGGCGGTGTTGCCGTGGCCCGGATAGTGCTTGGCACAGGCCACCAGGCCATGCTCCTGCGCCCCACGTATGAAGGCCGTTCCCATGCGCTCTACTATCGCCGGGCTATCGCTGTACGCACGGAAATTGATGATGGGGTTGTCAGGATTGTTATTCACATCCATGACCGGCGCGAAGACGATGTGCACGCCCATGGCCCTGGCTTCGAGGGCAGTGATGCGTCCCTGCTGGTAGGCGTTATCCTCATCGAACGTGGCAGCCACGGCCATATTGGATGGAAACATGGTGGCGCCTTCGATCTGTTGACCCACGCCCCGCTCGAAATCAGCCGCTACCAGCAGGGGAATCGGCGCCAGGCGCTGAAAGCGCTGGAGGTTGGTGAAGGTACCGTCCACACTTCCGCGATAGGTGATCAGGCCGCCCACCTGGTCCTCGGCGACCCAGCGCTCTACGTCGCGACGATAACTGTTATCGGCGCTATAGTAGTACCCTTCCACCCGCACCATGATCAGCTGGGCCACCTGCTGGCGCAGGCTGAGACTGGCCACTTGCACAGGCTTTCGATGCCAAACGGCGGGCTCCGGCGCTTGTCTGGGACCGGTGGCACAGGCACCCGCCAGCAGAGCAATCAAGATGAGAACAACCCACGACTTAATCTTCAACATAATGACGCTCCACTCGGGATCCAACCCGCACCATAAGTTCATATGGGATCGTCCCGGCCAGCCGGGCCTGATGTTCAAGTCTCAGGCGCGGGTCCTGGCTGAGGCCCCACAGCAAAGCCTCTTCGCCAATGGGATACTCCTCGCCGCGCAGGTCGATACTGCAGAGGTCCATGGACAGGCCGCCAATCATGGGATAGACAGCGTGGCCCAATTCCACCAGACCCGTGTCAGAAAAACTGCCCTGGATGCCATCCGCATAGCCAATCTGCAAAATGCCCGCTGTGGTATCCTCCTCCGCGCGGAAGCGGCGATTGTAGCCCACTGGTGTTCCCCTGGGAACCCCCTTGATCATGACCAGCGGCGCCTTCAAGTCCATCACCGGCTGCACCTCAAAAGGTGGCCGCACGTATTCCGAGGGGCGCACACCGTACAGCAGGATGCCCGGGCGCACCATGTTAAATATGGCTTTGGGCTCGCGGGCCAAGGCAGCACTGTTGGCTACATGAAAATACTTCACGTCGAGGGACAGCTTGCGGACGGTATGGACAAATTCGGTGAAGCGGGCAAGCTGATAGCGCAGGTAGCTCAAATCCTCCTCATCGGCGGTGGCGAAATGAGAATAGATACCCTCCAGCCGGATGAACGGCAGCTTCTTCACCTCCTGCAGCACCTCAATGGCAGCTGCATAGGGGACCCCCAACCGGGTCATGCCCGTATCCACCTTAAGGTGCACAACGTAGTCGGCGCCCGTGCTATCGTGGTGGGCGGCCAAGGTCAAAACATCATCGCTGCCGTGCAGAGTCAGGCGGATATCCTGTTGAATATACTTGTCCAGCGTGGGGCGGTCGAACCGGCCCATGTGCAGAATCATCTGGCTCAGGCCAGCCGCCCGCAGGTCGAGCGCTTCCTGGAGCAGGGCTACGCCAAAGCCATGCACGCCGGCCTCGGCCAACGCCCTGGAAACTGGCAGCAGCCCGTGCCCATAGCCATCGGCTTTCACGATGGCCAACACCTTCGCATTGCCTACGTGGTTGGTAAGCGCGCGGAAGTTGGACCTCAGCCGGCCCAAGTGGATATCAGCCCGAGGTGCGAACAAGTCGCTCACTCCAATTGTGCTTCAGGGCAGCCAGATCCACCTCTACCTCATGGAGCCGGCAGGCCATGAGTCCGGCCCCGAATACGGGGTCAATCTCGGGGGCCCGCCACTCGATTGCGGGCACGTCGTAGCACAAGGATTCCGCGAGCAGCCGCCGAAACAGGGGGCTGTTCTCAATGACGGCCCCATGCATGCCAATTACCATGCTGTCCTGGCGCAGTCCGGCCTCCTCGATCATGCCCAGCAGGTCGTCAGCCAAACTGCGCGTCCCCTCCTGGACCATGGCCAGCGCAGCTTCGTTGCCCTCCTCGGCCAGGACGCAGACGGTTTTCCCCAGAAGGGCTGTGGCGGCCACCATATTCTCGGCAGCGCCCATCAATCGAGCCGCCTCGTCAAAGCTGTCCGCCCCGCTGGCGGCCGTAATGCGGTCGCGGAGCTCATCCAGTTGCTCGTCAGACGCGCGCTCATTCATAATCAGCTGCACCATGGCCTGCTTGCCTAGCCAGTAGCCACCACCGGGATCGCCGCCCAACTGCGGGCCACGTCCGCTGGCGCGGAAGGTCTGGCCGGCGCTGTCGCGGGCCCACCCTATGGCCCCGGTGCCTACGCAAACCAGCACGCCCGGCGCCGTACCCCACACCGTTTCGTAGGCCGCCTCCACATCCGATGTCACCAGCGACCGGTCGGATACGCCCAAGGCGTCCAACTCCTTGAGCAGGCGCTCCCTGGCATCCTGGTTGGATACCCCCGCCACGCCCACATTGACCAGGTCAACCCCCTCGATGCCCAGGCCGCTCTGGTCCGCTAGTTCGGCGACAAACAAGCCCAATAGCTGCTCTGCATCGGCGTCCGCGCGACTGAGCGAAGTGGCTTCGGTTTCCCGGTGCACGCTCACCGCGCCCCCCTCGGTAAACAAAACCCCCCTTGTGCGGGAGGCGCCGCCGTCGATGCTGAGGATGACCACTGGCTAGACCACCGCCCCGGCCGATCTAATGCGCTTCATACCAGCTGGGTCCAAAACCCCAGTCAACCTTCAGCGGCACGTCCAGCGTCATGGCCGACTCCATCTCTGGCACCACCATGTCCCGCAGGCGTTGCACCTCGTCATCGGGGGTCTCGAAAAGCAATTCATCATGAATCTGAAGGATCATCTTTGACCCGAAATTTTCCGCGCTCAGCCGCTTCTGTATCTGAATCATGGCGAGCTTGATCAGCTCTGCGGCGGTGCCCTGGATAGGCATGTTCACGGCAATCCGTTCATCAGCGCTGCGCAGTCGCTGGTTACCCGACTTGATATAGGGCAGCTTCCGTCGGCGGCCAAGGATGGTCTTGACATACCCGTCTGAGCGCGCCTGTTCCAGCAAATCATCGATGAACTTACGAATGCCGGGATAGGTGTTGAAGTACCGGTCGATGAGCTCCCGGCCCTCCTGTATCGTGATGTCCAGCTCCTGGGACATGCGAAAGGGACCCGCACCGTATAGAATGCCAAAGTTCACCACCTTGGCGGTGCGGCGCTGTTCGGGCGTTATCTCCTCGGCGGGTGTCTGAAACACCATGGCAGCGGTCTGGGCATGAATATCCATCCCCGCGCGAAAGGCCTCCAGCAGGGTCGCTTCGCCGGCCATGTGCGCCATGATGCGCAGCTCGATCTGGGAATAGTCCGCCGAGAATATGCCCCAGCCGGATTCCTGGGCGCGGAAGGCCCGCCGGATTTCCCTGCCCAGCTCGGTGCGAATAGGGATGTTCTGAAAGTTAGGGTCCCGGCTGGAAAGCCTGCCGGTGGCGGCGGTGGTCTGGCTGAAGGAGCTGTGTACGCGGCCGGTGCCCGACAGTACCAGGGCTGGAAAGGCGTCCACATAGGTCGACTTGAGCTTCTTCACCTGCCGGTAATCCAGTATCAGCTTGGGCAGCGGGTGCTGGTCCTTCAGCATTTCCAGAACGGTGACATCCGTGCTACGCTTGCGCACTTCCTTCAGGGCCAACTCGTCAAACAGCACCACGGCCAACTGCTGGGGCGAGTTGATGTTGAAGGTGGCATCGGCTGCAGCGTAGATTTCCTGTTCCAGTCCCGCGATACTCTCCGCCAACTCCCCGGACATGCGCTCCAGCAGGGGCAGGTCCAGAAAGACGCCGCTGCGCTCCATTTCCACGAGCACCGGTATAAGGGGTATTTCAATGCTCCCGATTGTGTCGCTGAGACCATCGCGCTCCAACTGCGCCTGCAGGAGTGGGTACAGGAGCCCGGCCACATCGGCGTCTTCCGTGGCATAGTGGGCGATCTGCGCCAGAGGCACGTCAGCCATGGAGCGCTGCTCTTTGCCCCGCTTACCGATGAGCTCCTCGATGGGCACCATGGGGTAGTTGAGGTAGCGCTCGCTCAAAACATCCAATTTATAGGTGGGGGCTTCCGGGTCCACCAGGTGGGCGGCTATCATGGTGTCAAACACAATACCCCGTAGCGCGACATCGTAGCGGGTCATCACCAGTGCGTCGTATTTGATATTCTGGCCAAGTATGGGCCGCTCGGGGTCCTCAAGCAGCGGTTTCAGCCGCTCCAACAGGTAGGGCAGTTCCAGGCCCGGTTGCTGCTCCCGTTCAGGGTATTGAACGGGTACATACCAGCCGTGGTGCGGCCGCGTGGAGAACGACAGCCCCACAATGTCCGCCTCAAGGGGCGTTATGGAGGTGGTCTCCAGATCAAATGAAAGCCATTCCGCCGCTGATAGCTCCTTGAGCATGGCGTCCAGCTCTGCTTCCGTCATGACGATCTCATAATCTTTTTCGGGCATCTCCACTTCTGGTGGCGCCTCTTGACCGGCCAGTGCCAGCAGATCGGCAATCATGGCCCTGATCTCCAGCTCCTTCAAGGCCTCGGCGGCGGCGGAGAAGTCCATCACCTGCACCGACATTTCATCCAGCCCGATCTCCAGTGGCACATCGCAGTCGATGGTCACCAGCTCCTTGGAGAGCAGCGCCAGCTCGCGACCGCTTTCGAGCCCATCACGGGCACGCTTGTTGGCCACCTCACCGGCGTGACTCAGCACATTTTCCAGAGAGCCGTACTTAGCAAGGAGCTTCCGGGCCGTCTTCTCCCCTACCCCCGGTACGCCGGGGACGTTGTCGGAACTGTCGCCCATCAGTCCCAGCAGATCAATCATCCTTTCCGGGGGCACGCCCCAACGCTCCTCGACCTTCGCCCGATCGTAGATGGAGGCAGGCATTCTGGCACGGCCGGGCATGTAGACAAAGGTGTCATCGGAGACCAGTTGCAGCATATCCTTGTCACCGGTCACCAGGTAGGTCTGCCAGCCCTTGCCCTCCGCCCGGGTGGCCAGGGTGCCCATGATGTCGTCGGCCTCGTAGCCGGGCATTCTCAGCACCGGTACTTTCAGGGCCGCCAGAACCTGGTCGAGCGGCTCGATTTGGGAGACCAGCTCCTCGGGCATCTTCTCCCGGGTGGCCTTGTATTCGGTGTAAATCTTGTGACGGAAGGTTTTTTCACGCGCATCGAAGGTAATCGCCAGATGGTTGGGCGACTCCTCCCTCAGCAGGCGAACCAGGGTGGCCATAAACCCGAAGATGCCTGAAGTGACCTGCCCGGTGGAGGTGATAAGGGGATTGCGGATCATGGCAAAGTGGGCCCGGTAGAACAGGGCCGTGCCATCAAGGACAAACAGACGCTGGGGATCAGCCATCGCTGGGAGCCATGTTAGTGACAATCGTCCGGCGCGACAAGTCCGCAGTCGCCCCGCTCAAGACGCGGTCGGGCCGCCTGCCGCGGGTGGTTTAACCGTTACAGTCGCAGTGCCAGCTCGACGAAATAGCTGCGCGTGGCCGCCGGCCAGTAGACGTCCACCCGGTACGGGCCATCATCCCAATCCCAGTAGTTGTACCCGAACGTTTCGTACAGCGCATCCAGGGCGTTGGTGACCTTAAAGCTGAGGGTCGCCGCTGATGGCCGCAAGCCGAGCAACCTGGCGGGCCGCAGCACCAGCCCAATATTGAGCACCCGCGAGGGATCGATGGCCGCTTCCGCCGTATTCTGCCGGTCGATGAAAATCCTGCCCGTAAAGCGGGCCTCGCCCCACAGTTCCAGCCAATCGACCGTCCAATTCAGCCGCAGGCGGCCCATACTCTGGGGATGGCCCGGAATTTGGTTGCCCCCGTGGTTCACCGAGGAGTCAACCTGCCACTCGAAGGTGGTGTAGTCCACAAACCGGTTGTCGGCCACGGTCAGGGAACCGTCAAGGGCCAGCTGGTCCGTGAGCTGTTGGGAAAACTCAACCTCCAGCCCGCGGTGCACGGTGAGGTCGGCGTTACCATGTTTCAGGACGCCGTCATCGGTGATGGTGCGATAGCTGAGGGGGATGAGCTCGTTCTGGAACCACATGTTGTATAGGCCGGTGGTCACCCGCAACCCGGGGGAGCGATACGTCCAGCCCAGCTCCAGGTCCCACAGCTCTTCGGCCTGGACCAGGGGTGTATCCAGGTCTTTACGGACCGCGGGCGCCCCGTCCAGGGCCGGCACCGCCCAGGGATCGTCGGCATCATAGATGTCGCTGTCAGCCGGTTCCCGTTGGGCCCGGGCCAGATTTACGTAGACGGCTGTGCGCCTGCCGGTTACAACATGGAGTCCAGCCTTGGGAGCGATAAACGTGTAGGCCAATTCGTATTGATAGGGCTGCGTATAGGCCCCTATTTCTTCCTGATCAAACTGATAGCGGTGCCTCGTGATGCCTAGATCGGCCACCGCCGACAGGCTCGCCCCCAGCCGGAATACGGAGTGAACATATACCGACCCGCTGGTCTTGGCCGTCGCGTAGCGGTAGTATTCTACCGGCCCGGAAAAATCATGCCCGTCGTCCACCGGTCGCACCTCCCCGAAGTGAGTTGCCCCATAGCTGCGAAAACTGCCGCCCACCACCAGCGTGCCCCACGACCTGCGCAGGGTAGTCTGCGGGATCACCCCCCAATAGCCGTTGACCAGCCACTTCCGACGCATGAGATCGACACTCTGGACGGTGTCCGGTAGCACATGCTTGAGATTATACTCCCACACATCGCGCCCCCCTTTGAACTGATCGTAAAAGCCGCGCCCCGACACTCCGTATAGGGTCACCGAGAACAGGCCCTGATCGCGCTTCACGGCGTGCTGTAGCGACAGGATGTTCTGCCTGAAAACATCCCGGTTGGCATCCTTGCTGCCCCCATTGTATTCCGGATCCGAGTAAAAATTGTAGCGGCGGGATTCACGGTCATCCAGGTCAAAATCAAATTGGGGACTGATGCCATCCCAAGAGAAGTGGGTCACTTCGGAACCGGAGATCAATTCCAGTTTGGTGCTTGAAAGGGGTCGGAGGCGCTCGGCAATGAGGTGCCCCGCGTCCTGCCGGGTGCCACTGCCCAGGCGATAGCCTGCGCTGTGGATACCGCTGTAGCGCCCATAGAGCGTGAGTGCCTGCCCCGCCAGCGGCTGCCCCGACCACTGCACCGCCAGCTTACGGCTGGGGGAGACAAAGCCCCGGTCGGTAAAGTCTCCGTAGCCCGCCTTCATGGTTAGCCCCGGCGGGAGCGCCCGGGGGCTGGTCATCAGATTCACCGAGCCCCCCAATGAGGTTGTACCATACAGCGAATTCCCAATCCCCCGCTGTATCTGCACTTCGCCACTGCCGGCCAGAATGTCCCCGTGGTCCACCCAGTACACCTGGTGGCTTTCGGGGTCGTTGAGGGGGATGCCGTTGATCATCACGCCAATGCGGTCCTGATCGAAGCCACGAATTTTCAAATAGGTGTAGCCGACACCGTTGCCGGCGTCGGAGAAGGCATACACACCGGGGACGCCGCTCAGGGCCATGGGCACGTCATCTACGCCGGCTGAGGCGAAGTCGCGCTGGCCCAGCGTCGTAAAGGCTATGGGGCTCTGGCCCGCTTCGGCTCGCGTGGCCGTTACGAACACCGGCTCCCCCAGCAGCAATCTGGCGTTCAGGGCCAGTTGCAGCGGCTCAGGGGCCGCCACGGTCTGCTGAGTCACCGGCACATCTAGAGGCTCATAGGCGATATGCGTCAGGCGCAGCACCTGGCCCGGTTCCACCGCCAAACGGAACCACCCCTCCGGGTCGCTGATGGTGCCCACGTCGGTGCCCACGATGACCACGTTGACCCTTGCTATGCCCAGCTGGGTGTCCCTATCGGTGATGCGGGCATGAACGCGCGAGCCCGCGCTGAGTTGCGCGGGTGCCAAGACAAGGAAAAGCGCCGAGACAATGATCCGACGCCAGATAGGATTCGATTGCATGCTTCCCTCCGCTGGTATTATCCAGTTCAGGTTCAATGGGTGTCTTCTCAGCCGCCCGCATTTTGGAGCAGCACCCCACAGGCCCACAAGTTAATGACCCCAAGGCGTTTACACCATGTAATTGCACCGCTGCCGGCTTCACCGGCCAGTGGCCAAAGCCCGCCCTCTGGCAGGCCAGCGGGACGGGGCGCAAAGAGATTGTCACCCTCTTACCCTCGTGCTTACCTTTACGGCCAACTTATTTTAGAGGTTGCTTGATGAAACCCCTTCCGGAAATCACGCTTAAAGCCGTTATTCTGGGGATCGTCCTGTCGATCATCCTGGCCGGCGCCAACGCCTACCTGGGGCTATTTGCCGGCCTCACTGTGTCGGCTTCCATCCCTGCCGCGGTGATTTCCATGGGCATACTGCGCCTCTTCAGGACCTCCAACATACTGGAGAATAACATCGTTCAAACGGCCGCCTCAGCGGGCGAATCTCTCGCCGCCGGGGTCATTTTTACCATCCCCGCGCTCATTCTGATGGGCTACTGGACAGAATTCAGTTTCGCCGATCACTACTGGATCATCACCGGCATCGCCGCCACAGGGGGACTGGTGGGTGTGCTGTTTACCATTCCCCTGCGCCGCGCCCTCATCGTGGAGGAAAATCTTCAATACCCGGAAGGCGTCGCCACCGCCGAGGTGCTGAAGTCGGGCGAGTCCGGTGCCAAGGGGTTGAACTTTCTGATCCAGGCCGCCGTTGTGGGCGCCGTCTTCAAGTTTTGCGCTGAGGGTCTGGCCCTCTGGTCCGCCAAACTGTCGGCTGCCGCGGCCATTGGGCGCTCGTACTTCTCGTTCCAGATTAATCTGTCGCCGGCGCTCATCTCAGTGGGCTACATCGTAGGGCTCAATATCGCCACCCTCGTCTTTGCCGGCGGCGTTATGGGCCGGTGGCTGGCCCTGCCCATCATGGGACCCGGCCATGAGATCCCCCCTGACGTAATCTTCGACAGTGCCAACGATGCGGTTATCTATCTGCACAACAACGTTGTGAGATTTCTGGGCGTGGGCGCCATGATCGTTGGCGGCCTGTGGGCCCTGATCAATCTGCGCCACTCCGTGGTTCGGGGTATCAAAGCCAGCATGGAAGTATACCGTGAGTCGCGCCGGCCGGGCGAATCCAAGGTGGAGCGCACCGAAATGGATACACCCCTGCCCTGGGTGTTGGTCGCACTGGTGGTCGCATTAGTGCCCATTTTTGCCATCTACCTCACCGTCGTTCATAACGTCCTCATCACCGCATTAATGGCTGTGTTTATGTTGCTCGCGGGCTTTGTCTTTTCTGCCGTTGCGGCCTACATGGCCGGCCTGGTGGGATCATCCAACAACCCTATATCCGGCGTCACCATCGCCACGATCCTGTCATCGGCGCTCCTGCTTTACATTCTCAAGGTCTACGGAAATGTGGACGTGGGGCCGGCAGCGGCCATCTTCATTGGGGCGGTAGTGGCCTGCGCGGCGGCCATCGGTGGTGACAATCTGCAGGACCTGAAGGCCGGCTACATCGTAGGCGCCACGCCTTGGAAGCAGCAGGTCATGCAGGCCGTGGGGACGATCTCCGCCGCATTTGTGATGATGCCTATTCTGTGGCTGTTGCACAAGCGTTACGGCATCGGCATGCAGGTCACGCCAGGCGTTGATCCCCTGGAGGCTCCCCAGGCTTCCCTCATGGCCAGTATCGCCAACGGGGTATTTAACCAGGACCTCCCCTGGAACTACATCTTTATGGGTGGGATTATCGCCGCCGCCATCATCGTTCTGGACAAGATTCTGGAAGGCAGGCAATCCCCGTTCCGCACGCCGGTGCTGGCCGTGGCCATAGGGCTTTATCTGCCCTTCCATCTGGTGGTGCCCATCTTCATCGGCGGCGTCATCGCCTATCTCACCAGCAAGTCCTGGTCACTCCACTCGGACAAAGTCAACCAGCCGGGTCTGCTCTATGCCTCAGGGCTCATCACGGGGGAGGCCTTGGTGGGCATTTTCCTGGCCTTACCGCTCATGATCAAGGAATTCAGCCCCTGGAAAAGCATACCCACTGAATACGCCCTGTTTGCAACGCCCCCCTTTGGGCCCTGGCCCGGCGTCATACTGCTGGCGGTTGTCATCTACCTGCTCTACAATGTGGCCCAGCGAAACCGCAGCGATGGGGACTAGAGCTCCTCACGGGCAGGCGCTCCAGGCCGCGGCGCTCATTGCATGCAGTCCGCCTGGCGGCGTACGTAACGTAGCGGGCGCATGGAACTAGACCTGGACTTTTTCCGCCGCCTGCCCAAGGCGGAGCTGCATTGCCACCTGGACGGCTCGCTACGCCCGGAGACCATTTTCGACCTGGCAGCTCAGCAAAAAATTGAACTGCCCAGCAAGAATGTGGACGACCTCCGTGCCCTGATCTCCATCCACGGTCGCGTGGCATCGCTGGAGCACTACATCGACCGCTTCGAGATACCTCTGCAGGTTCTACAGACGCCGGAGGCCCTTGAGCGGGCCGCCTATGAACTCTGCGAAGACGTCTGGCAGGACGGCGTGCGCTATTTTGAAGTGCGCTACTCGCCCATTCTCCATACGCGGGCAGGCATGACCAGCGGAGAATCCATCGAGGCCGTGAAGCGCGGCATGGACCGGGCGGAGGAGGATCTGGGTATCCGCACCGGGATTATCATCTGCGGCATCCGCAATATATCGCCGGAAGTGTCGCTCCGGCTTGCGGACCTGGCCGTCCAGTACAAGCATAAGGGAGTGGTGGGGTTTGACCTAGCTGGCGCCGAAGAGAATTTCCCCGCCAAGCACCACCAGGAGGCATTCTTCCTGATCCTGAGAAACAATATCAACACCACCTTGCACGCCGGCGAAGCCTTCGGCCCGGAAAGCATCCATCAAGCCATTCACTACTGCGGCGCCCACCGCATAGGCCACGGGACGCGACTCCTGGAAGACCAGGATCTCATGAACTACGTCAATGACCATCGCATCGCCCTGGAGGTATGCCTGCTCAGCAATGTCCACACCAAAACGGTCCGCAGCCTGAAGGAGCACCCCTTCAAATTCTACTATGACCAGGGCATCCGCGTCACGCTCAACACCGACAACCGCCTCGTATCCAACACCACCCTGTCCCAGGAATACCTCACCGCCAAGGAAACCTTCGGCCTGACGCTTGACGACTTCCGCGAGATTATCATCAACGGGTTCAAGTCCTCGTTTATGAGTCATCAGGAACGGCGGGAAATGATTCGCGCGGTCGTTGAGGAACTGGAAGCGGAATTCGGCATCAAGCCGCTGGCTATCTCCTGATCACCGCCACCTTGCCCACGCCCGCTCCGCCCGTCTCCCGGAAGGCCGCTATCAGATAGACGCCGGAGCCGACCCACTCACCGGAGCTGTCGCGCCCATCCCACCTGGCCTGATAGGATTGGACGCCGTCTTCATTCGCGGACAGCTCCCGCACCAACCGTCCGGTAAGCGTGAATATTTTCACCTGCGAACCCTGGCGCAACCCGGCGACCACCAGCTCCAGGCCGGGTTTTTCGGGAGGAATCCTGTAGGGACTGGGATAGATCACCAGCTCGCTGTAATCAGCCACCGTCCGCTTGAAAGGAATTTTCAGGGCCGCCAGCCCTTTGGATGTTGCCAGGTAGGCTATCCCCTCCTCGTCATCCAGAAAGATGTCCAGAATTTCGTCGGATGGCAGAGGACTGTTTCCAGTATTGAAACCATCCACACTGGGCCAGAAAGTGGTGTTGTCCAGGATGACCCATAGACCGTGCTGCGGCGTCGTTATCCATTTGTTGTTCTGGGTATCCACGCGGATTTTTGACCCTTCCACAAAGGGTATCTCG comes from Candidatus Neomarinimicrobiota bacterium and encodes:
- the alr gene encoding alanine racemase, producing MFAPRADIHLGRLRSNFRALTNHVGNAKVLAIVKADGYGHGLLPVSRALAEAGVHGFGVALLQEALDLRAAGLSQMILHMGRFDRPTLDKYIQQDIRLTLHGSDDVLTLAAHHDSTGADYVVHLKVDTGMTRLGVPYAAAIEVLQEVKKLPFIRLEGIYSHFATADEEDLSYLRYQLARFTEFVHTVRKLSLDVKYFHVANSAALAREPKAIFNMVRPGILLYGVRPSEYVRPPFEVQPVMDLKAPLVMIKGVPRGTPVGYNRRFRAEEDTTAGILQIGYADGIQGSFSDTGLVELGHAVYPMIGGLSMDLCSIDLRGEEYPIGEEALLWGLSQDPRLRLEHQARLAGTIPYELMVRVGSRVERHYVED
- the polA gene encoding DNA polymerase I yields the protein MADPQRLFVLDGTALFYRAHFAMIRNPLITSTGQVTSGIFGFMATLVRLLREESPNHLAITFDAREKTFRHKIYTEYKATREKMPEELVSQIEPLDQVLAALKVPVLRMPGYEADDIMGTLATRAEGKGWQTYLVTGDKDMLQLVSDDTFVYMPGRARMPASIYDRAKVEERWGVPPERMIDLLGLMGDSSDNVPGVPGVGEKTARKLLAKYGSLENVLSHAGEVANKRARDGLESGRELALLSKELVTIDCDVPLEIGLDEMSVQVMDFSAAAEALKELEIRAMIADLLALAGQEAPPEVEMPEKDYEIVMTEAELDAMLKELSAAEWLSFDLETTSITPLEADIVGLSFSTRPHHGWYVPVQYPEREQQPGLELPYLLERLKPLLEDPERPILGQNIKYDALVMTRYDVALRGIVFDTMIAAHLVDPEAPTYKLDVLSERYLNYPMVPIEELIGKRGKEQRSMADVPLAQIAHYATEDADVAGLLYPLLQAQLERDGLSDTIGSIEIPLIPVLVEMERSGVFLDLPLLERMSGELAESIAGLEQEIYAAADATFNINSPQQLAVVLFDELALKEVRKRSTDVTVLEMLKDQHPLPKLILDYRQVKKLKSTYVDAFPALVLSGTGRVHSSFSQTTAATGRLSSRDPNFQNIPIRTELGREIRRAFRAQESGWGIFSADYSQIELRIMAHMAGEATLLEAFRAGMDIHAQTAAMVFQTPAEEITPEQRRTAKVVNFGILYGAGPFRMSQELDITIQEGRELIDRYFNTYPGIRKFIDDLLEQARSDGYVKTILGRRRKLPYIKSGNQRLRSADERIAVNMPIQGTAAELIKLAMIQIQKRLSAENFGSKMILQIHDELLFETPDDEVQRLRDMVVPEMESAMTLDVPLKVDWGFGPSWYEAH
- a CDS encoding TonB-dependent receptor plug domain-containing protein translates to MQSNPIWRRIIVSALFLVLAPAQLSAGSRVHARITDRDTQLGIARVNVVIVGTDVGTISDPEGWFRLAVEPGQVLRLTHIAYEPLDVPVTQQTVAAPEPLQLALNARLLLGEPVFVTATRAEAGQSPIAFTTLGQRDFASAGVDDVPMALSGVPGVYAFSDAGNGVGYTYLKIRGFDQDRIGVMINGIPLNDPESHQVYWVDHGDILAGSGEVQIQRGIGNSLYGTTSLGGSVNLMTSPRALPPGLTMKAGYGDFTDRGFVSPSRKLAVQWSGQPLAGQALTLYGRYSGIHSAGYRLGSGTRQDAGHLIAERLRPLSSTKLELISGSEVTHFSWDGISPQFDFDLDDRESRRYNFYSDPEYNGGSKDANRDVFRQNILSLQHAVKRDQGLFSVTLYGVSGRGFYDQFKGGRDVWEYNLKHVLPDTVQSVDLMRRKWLVNGYWGVIPQTTLRRSWGTLVVGGSFRSYGATHFGEVRPVDDGHDFSGPVEYYRYATAKTSGSVYVHSVFRLGASLSAVADLGITRHRYQFDQEEIGAYTQPYQYELAYTFIAPKAGLHVVTGRRTAVYVNLARAQREPADSDIYDADDPWAVPALDGAPAVRKDLDTPLVQAEELWDLELGWTYRSPGLRVTTGLYNMWFQNELIPLSYRTITDDGVLKHGNADLTVHRGLEVEFSQQLTDQLALDGSLTVADNRFVDYTTFEWQVDSSVNHGGNQIPGHPQSMGRLRLNWTVDWLELWGEARFTGRIFIDRQNTAEAAIDPSRVLNIGLVLRPARLLGLRPSAATLSFKVTNALDALYETFGYNYWDWDDGPYRVDVYWPAATRSYFVELALRL
- a CDS encoding oligopeptide transporter, OPT family, with amino-acid sequence MKPLPEITLKAVILGIVLSIILAGANAYLGLFAGLTVSASIPAAVISMGILRLFRTSNILENNIVQTAASAGESLAAGVIFTIPALILMGYWTEFSFADHYWIITGIAATGGLVGVLFTIPLRRALIVEENLQYPEGVATAEVLKSGESGAKGLNFLIQAAVVGAVFKFCAEGLALWSAKLSAAAAIGRSYFSFQINLSPALISVGYIVGLNIATLVFAGGVMGRWLALPIMGPGHEIPPDVIFDSANDAVIYLHNNVVRFLGVGAMIVGGLWALINLRHSVVRGIKASMEVYRESRRPGESKVERTEMDTPLPWVLVALVVALVPIFAIYLTVVHNVLITALMAVFMLLAGFVFSAVAAYMAGLVGSSNNPISGVTIATILSSALLLYILKVYGNVDVGPAAAIFIGAVVACAAAIGGDNLQDLKAGYIVGATPWKQQVMQAVGTISAAFVMMPILWLLHKRYGIGMQVTPGVDPLEAPQASLMASIANGVFNQDLPWNYIFMGGIIAAAIIVLDKILEGRQSPFRTPVLAVAIGLYLPFHLVVPIFIGGVIAYLTSKSWSLHSDKVNQPGLLYASGLITGEALVGIFLALPLMIKEFSPWKSIPTEYALFATPPFGPWPGVILLAVVIYLLYNVAQRNRSDGD
- the add gene encoding adenosine deaminase; protein product: MELDLDFFRRLPKAELHCHLDGSLRPETIFDLAAQQKIELPSKNVDDLRALISIHGRVASLEHYIDRFEIPLQVLQTPEALERAAYELCEDVWQDGVRYFEVRYSPILHTRAGMTSGESIEAVKRGMDRAEEDLGIRTGIIICGIRNISPEVSLRLADLAVQYKHKGVVGFDLAGAEENFPAKHHQEAFFLILRNNINTTLHAGEAFGPESIHQAIHYCGAHRIGHGTRLLEDQDLMNYVNDHRIALEVCLLSNVHTKTVRSLKEHPFKFYYDQGIRVTLNTDNRLVSNTTLSQEYLTAKETFGLTLDDFREIIINGFKSSFMSHQERREMIRAVVEELEAEFGIKPLAIS